A region from the Lolium perenne isolate Kyuss_39 chromosome 4, Kyuss_2.0, whole genome shotgun sequence genome encodes:
- the LOC127295733 gene encoding putative lipid-transfer protein DIR1, whose amino-acid sequence MAKPQALAASLLLFLVVYLAAIEGAHGICGLSNGEFKLCQPAAAVNNPTDSPSSECCAALGKANLSCICRYKGVAGVWLRMYHIDANRAMALPGKCGLTMPSNC is encoded by the coding sequence ATGGCAAAGCCACAGGCATTGGCTGCATCACTGCTGCTCTTCTTGGTGGTCTACCTCGCCGCAATAGAGGGTGCTCATGGCATCTGCGGCTTGTCGAACGGCGAATTCAAGCTTTGCCAGCCCGCAGCGGCGGTGAACAACCCCACGGACAGCCCCTCGTCTGAGTGTTGTGCCGCGCTTGGGAAGGCTAACCTGTCGTGCATCTGTCGTTACAAAGGCGTCGCCGGCGTATGGCTGAGAATGTACCACATAGATGCCAACCGTGCCATGGCGCTTCCCGGCAAGTGCGGTCTCACTATGCCCAGCAACTGCTAG